The DNA segment TCGGCCGCGCCATAGCGCTTCGCCTCGCCCGCGAGGGGGTCAGAATTGCGGTGAATTACCGACGCAGTATGACTGATGCCCAGAATGTTGTCGATGAAATCGTATCACTGGGCGGCGAGGCCTTTCCGGTCCGGGCCGATGTCGGCCGGGAGGAGGCGCTGGAGGCGATGTTTGCCGAGATTAAATCCAAATGGGGACGGCTCGATATTGTTATTGCCAACGCCGCTTTCGGCGTTCCGGGAACAGTCATGGACGCCACCTCCAAGTACTGGGAGGTCACCATGTCGGCCTCGGCGCGGTCGCTTCTGCAACTGGCCCAGAAAGCGGTTCCGCTCATGAACGGCTGGGGGAGAATCATAAGTATCACCAGTGACGGCGGTCAGCGGGTTATTCCCGGTTACGGCGTGGTCGGGCCGGCCAAAGGGGCGCTGGAATCGCTGACCCGCTCGCTGGCGTACGAACTCGGCCCCAAGGGAATCGTGGTCAACG comes from the Candidatus Zixiibacteriota bacterium genome and includes:
- the fabL gene encoding Enoyl-(acyl-carrier-protein) reductase (NADPH) FabL, which gives rise to MYPELKGKSALITGAARGFGRAIALRLAREGVRIAVNYRRSMTDAQNVVDEIVSLGGEAFPVRADVGREEALEAMFAEIKSKWGRLDIVIANAAFGVPGTVMDATSKYWEVTMSASARSLLQLAQKAVPLMNGWGRIISITSDGGQRVIPGYGVVGPAKGALESLTRSLAYELGPKGIVVNGILAGLADTKSARSIPGADKVIEHAKFHTPMGRIVEPDDIARIAAFLCSDQALMICGQFIVVDGGRNIVG